In one window of Bos taurus isolate L1 Dominette 01449 registration number 42190680 breed Hereford chromosome 15, ARS-UCD2.0, whole genome shotgun sequence DNA:
- the HARBI1 gene encoding putative nuclease HARBI1 isoform X1, with protein MAIPITVLDCDLLLYGRGHRTLDRFKLDDVTDEYLMSMYGFPRQFIYYLVELLGASLSRPTQRSRAISPETQILAALGFYTSGSFQTRMGDAIGISQASMSRCVANVTEALVERASQFIHFPADEASVQALKDEFYGLAGIPGVIGVVDCMHVAIKAPNAEDLSYVNRKGLHSLNCLMVCDIRGALMTVETSWPGSLQDCVVLQQSSLSSQFEAGMHKESWLLGDSSFFLRTWLMTPLHIPETPAEYRYNMAHSATHSVIEKTFRTLCSRFRCLDGSKGALQYSPEKSSHIILACCVLHNISLEHGMDVWSSPVTGPVEQPPEEEYEHMESLDLEADRIRQELMLTHFS; from the exons ATGGCTATACCAATAACAGTACTTGACTGTGATCTCTTGCTATATGGCCGAGGTCACCGGACATTGGACCGCTTTAAGCTGGATGATGTGACGGATGAATACTTGATGTCCATGTATGGGTTTCCACGACAGTTCATTTATTACTTGGTGGAGCTCTTGGGGGCGAGCCTTTCTAGACCTACTCAGAGATCCAGGGCTATTAGCCCAGAGACACAGATCCTTGCAGCACTGGGCTTCTATACCTCAGGTTCCTTCCAGACTCGGATGGGAGACGCTATTGGAATCAGTCAGGCATCTATGAGTCGATGTGTTGCCAACGTCACTGAGGCGCTTGTGGAAAGAGCTTCACAGTTCATCCACTTTCCAGCTGATGAAGCCTCTGTGCAGGCTCTGAAGGATGAATTCTATGGGTTGGCAGGGATACCAGGAGTCATAGGGGTAGTTGACTGTATGCATGTAGCAATCAAGGCACCAAATGCTGAAGACCTTTCCTACGTGAACCGTAAAGGTCTTCATTCTTTAAATTGCCTGATGGTGTGTGACATCAGAGGGGCACTGATGACTGTGGAGACAAGCTGGCCAGGGAGCCTCCAAGACTGTGTTGTGCTACAGCAGTCTTCTCTCAGCAGTCAGTTTGAAGCTGGGATGCACAAAGAGAGCTGGCTTCTTG GTGACAGTTCCTTCTTTCTCCGCACCTGGCTCATGACCCCACTTCACATTCCTGAAACTCCAGCTGAATATCGCTATAATATGGCCCATTCTGCAACTCACAGTGTGATTGAGAAGACCTTCCGAACGCTCTGCTCCCGATTCCGCTGCCTGGATGGATCCAAGGGGGCACTGCAGTACTCCCCGGAGAAGTCCAGCCACATCATCCTGGCCTGCTGCGTCCTCCACAACATCTCCCTGGAGCACGGGATGGATGTGTGGTCCTCTCCAGTGACCGGCCCGGTGGAACAGCCCCCCGAGGAGGAATATGAGCACATGGAGTCCTTGGACCTGGAGGCTGATCGTATCCGTCAAGAGCTGATGCTCACTCACTTCAGCTAA